One Candidatus Bathyarchaeota archaeon DNA segment encodes these proteins:
- a CDS encoding potassium channel protein, whose translation MLVRYVIVVASTPHWSVLRHMVKLEKIEYKPIPVRDLLVEIKDLSELMIDLAYSAALFDSKELAEEVLELEERVDTLAYLLNMNIMIAVRDAQDAELLIAASAVASAADKISDAAADIATIVIKNIGIHPIVRQAFEKVEEHLIRVKMSPTSILVGTLLDELELAARIGVDIIAIRRNKEWIINPKETEKLEKDDILIARGAPHGIDELKKLAEGAIRKLED comes from the coding sequence ATGCTTGTCCGGTATGTTATTGTGGTGGCTTCCACCCCACATTGGAGTGTCCTTCGCCACATGGTGAAGTTGGAGAAGATTGAATACAAACCCATACCAGTCAGAGACTTGCTCGTTGAAATCAAAGACTTATCCGAGTTAATGATTGACTTGGCTTACTCCGCAGCGCTTTTCGACAGCAAAGAGTTGGCAGAAGAAGTTTTGGAACTCGAAGAACGCGTAGACACGCTTGCGTATCTTTTAAACATGAATATTATGATTGCAGTCAGAGACGCCCAAGACGCTGAGCTTCTCATAGCCGCTTCCGCAGTAGCATCCGCTGCAGACAAAATCTCTGACGCAGCGGCAGACATCGCAACCATAGTAATAAAAAACATAGGTATACACCCTATAGTTCGTCAAGCCTTTGAAAAAGTTGAAGAACACCTTATTCGCGTAAAAATGAGCCCCACCTCAATCTTAGTAGGCACTTTACTTGATGAATTGGAGTTAGCTGCAAGAATCGGCGTGGACATAATAGCAATTAGAAGAAACAAAGAATGGATTATAAACCCGAAAGAAACGGAAAAACTTGAGAAAGACGACATTTTGATTGCCCGCGGGGCGCCTCACGGTATCGATGAGCTAAAGAAGCTTGCCGAAGGGGCTATTAGAAAGTTGGAGGACTAG
- a CDS encoding potassium channel protein — translation MAKRKEQFKVIVDKLAELKDTSELMIDLAYSSLLLNNRHLAEEVQALEERMDDLHTKFEQLVLSSGFKPEESKDFLGLIRLGVATEQIADAGAEIAEVVLRGLKPHRILKLVIEEAEETVVRVQVSPNSPLVGKTLRQAQIHEETGLWILAIRRGSVWLRPKPSTTIEQNDILITSGYAEGEEDLEKLASPKE, via the coding sequence TTGGCTAAAAGGAAAGAACAGTTTAAGGTGATAGTTGACAAGCTTGCAGAGTTGAAGGACACCTCTGAATTAATGATTGACTTGGCTTACTCCTCCCTCTTATTGAACAACCGCCACTTAGCTGAAGAAGTGCAAGCCCTAGAAGAACGCATGGACGACCTTCACACAAAATTCGAACAACTTGTACTGTCAAGCGGCTTCAAACCTGAAGAATCCAAAGACTTCCTAGGACTAATCAGATTGGGGGTCGCTACAGAACAAATTGCCGATGCTGGAGCCGAGATAGCGGAGGTAGTTTTGAGAGGATTAAAGCCACATCGCATTCTGAAGCTTGTAATCGAAGAGGCAGAAGAAACAGTCGTTAGAGTCCAAGTATCCCCCAACTCCCCACTAGTAGGAAAAACTCTCCGCCAAGCCCAAATACACGAAGAAACCGGACTGTGGATCCTAGCCATACGAAGAGGCAGCGTCTGGCTACGCCCAAAACCCAGCACAACAATAGAACAAAACGATATCTTAATCACCTCGGGATACGCAGAAGGAGAAGAGGATTTGGAGAAACTGGCGTCTCCAAAAGAATGA
- a CDS encoding TrpB-like pyridoxal phosphate-dependent enzyme yields MKTTQISLPVDALPKKWYNIAPDLPAPLPPPKEPESGPSRMEFLGKTMVHECLGQEASTDRWIPIPEEIRELYIQAGRPRPLYRAIRLEKHLGLKKVRLYYKREDLSPTGSHKVNTALAQAHFAAKEGKTALVTETGAGQWGSALSYAASLMGLDCVVFWVRAVYSWKTDRKTFMKLLGATVHASPSKETKIGRELLAKNSNHQGSLGIAVSEGLEHASSHEGSVYCLGSVLNHVLIHQSIIGLETIEQFKLVDNEPDLIVGCLGGGSNFGGIALPFAGEVLQGKRECEFLAAQSEAAPNLVKGEYRYDFGDVAEHTPLLKMFTLGHRVEMVPIRADGLRYHGAAPLVSALRNHNIVKAVAYAADERVCFEAARVFLQSEGWLIAPESAYAVRASIDEALKAEKAGEEKVICMNISGHGFLDIEAYRDKLGVG; encoded by the coding sequence ATGAAAACAACTCAGATTTCTCTTCCTGTTGACGCTTTGCCCAAAAAATGGTATAATATTGCGCCTGATTTGCCGGCGCCATTACCTCCTCCTAAAGAACCCGAAAGTGGACCGTCACGAATGGAGTTCTTAGGAAAGACTATGGTTCATGAATGTTTAGGACAAGAGGCTTCTACTGACCGTTGGATTCCTATTCCTGAGGAAATCAGGGAACTATACATTCAAGCCGGAAGACCTAGGCCTTTGTATAGAGCAATAAGGCTTGAGAAACATCTTGGACTGAAGAAAGTGAGGCTGTATTATAAACGCGAAGACTTGTCGCCAACTGGGTCCCATAAGGTAAACACTGCCTTGGCTCAGGCACATTTTGCGGCGAAAGAGGGGAAGACAGCGCTAGTGACAGAGACTGGTGCTGGACAGTGGGGTAGTGCGTTGTCTTATGCAGCAAGTTTGATGGGATTAGATTGTGTAGTTTTTTGGGTTAGAGCTGTTTATAGTTGGAAGACTGATCGGAAGACGTTTATGAAGCTTTTAGGTGCAACGGTTCATGCTTCTCCAAGTAAAGAGACAAAAATTGGCAGAGAGTTGTTGGCAAAGAATTCGAATCATCAAGGTTCATTGGGAATTGCGGTTTCTGAAGGATTGGAACATGCGAGTTCGCACGAGGGCTCTGTTTATTGTCTAGGATCCGTGCTTAATCATGTTCTTATTCATCAGTCGATAATCGGCTTAGAAACTATTGAGCAATTCAAGCTGGTGGATAATGAACCTGACTTGATTGTGGGCTGTTTAGGTGGAGGTTCGAATTTTGGAGGAATCGCGTTGCCTTTTGCAGGTGAAGTGTTGCAAGGCAAGCGTGAGTGTGAGTTTTTGGCAGCGCAATCTGAGGCAGCACCCAACCTTGTAAAGGGAGAGTACAGATATGACTTTGGAGATGTCGCTGAGCATACTCCGTTACTTAAGATGTTTACGTTGGGTCATCGCGTGGAAATGGTGCCGATTAGAGCTGATGGATTGCGGTATCATGGAGCTGCGCCGTTGGTGAGCGCGTTGCGGAATCATAACATTGTTAAGGCAGTTGCGTATGCTGCAGATGAGAGGGTGTGTTTTGAAGCGGCGAGGGTGTTTTTGCAGAGTGAGGGATGGTTGATTGCGCCGGAGTCGGCGTATGCGGTGAGGGCTAGTATTGATGAGGCTTTGAAGGCTGAGAAGGCGGGTGAAGAGAAAGTTATTTGTATGAATATTAGTGGGCATGGGTTTTTGGATATTGAGGCGTATCGGGACAAGCTTGGTGTTGGCTAG
- a CDS encoding OB-fold nucleic acid binding domain-containing protein → MNVEEIVQYVLSHSHGLTREEVVIAIEKKKAASGGFLTDEAAARLVAAERGVEIQIKKQLPKIYIRQLVSGLNDVTVSGRVLLVTTPRVFPRPDGNGQVAWLLIADRTGTIKVVLWNDKTELARKIQLRQIVKVLHGYVRQGRDGEMELHIGQRGDVQIALSGVKEKNFPSIKDFCEKIANITKVHRKVNVEGVIKTICSASTFQRRDGAQGKVIRIVLEDETGRIPVVFWNEKTEEVAKAKEGMAVLLMNAKVRKNHQNELLELHVEGFTNVEILTPLESSSYIKDLKAGMRIAFIEGTVATKPMLTEVTTRKGENVSVASFELRDDSGKVWVSAWRKHAEKVEKLAEGVKVRLKNVYVQKGFGSRLEITSNASTEIEAEQ, encoded by the coding sequence ATGAACGTAGAAGAGATAGTGCAGTATGTTCTTTCGCACAGTCACGGTTTGACTCGTGAAGAAGTAGTGATTGCTATAGAGAAGAAGAAAGCAGCTAGCGGAGGATTCTTGACAGATGAAGCTGCTGCACGGCTAGTTGCTGCAGAGCGTGGAGTGGAAATTCAAATCAAAAAACAGCTTCCAAAAATTTACATACGGCAGCTAGTTTCTGGCCTAAATGATGTAACTGTTTCCGGTCGCGTGCTGCTTGTTACAACGCCGCGAGTATTCCCACGGCCAGATGGAAATGGTCAAGTAGCATGGCTGCTAATTGCAGACAGGACAGGAACTATAAAGGTTGTTTTATGGAATGACAAAACAGAACTTGCTAGAAAAATTCAGCTAAGACAGATAGTGAAAGTCTTGCATGGATATGTTCGACAGGGTAGAGACGGTGAGATGGAACTACATATTGGACAGCGAGGCGATGTTCAAATTGCTCTTTCTGGCGTAAAAGAAAAAAACTTTCCTTCGATCAAGGATTTCTGCGAAAAAATTGCGAATATAACTAAAGTGCATAGAAAGGTCAATGTGGAAGGAGTGATTAAAACTATATGTTCAGCGTCCACATTCCAGCGGCGTGATGGAGCACAAGGCAAAGTTATTCGGATAGTGCTTGAGGACGAAACTGGGCGGATTCCAGTTGTGTTTTGGAACGAAAAGACAGAAGAAGTAGCTAAAGCGAAAGAAGGGATGGCAGTTTTGTTGATGAATGCAAAGGTGAGGAAAAATCATCAGAATGAACTGTTAGAGTTGCACGTAGAAGGTTTCACTAATGTAGAAATTCTGACTCCCCTTGAAAGTTCTTCGTACATAAAAGATTTGAAGGCAGGAATGAGAATAGCATTTATTGAAGGAACAGTAGCAACGAAACCTATGCTTACAGAAGTTACTACTAGAAAGGGTGAAAACGTGTCTGTGGCATCTTTTGAATTAAGGGATGATAGTGGGAAGGTTTGGGTGTCTGCTTGGAGAAAGCATGCCGAGAAAGTGGAAAAATTAGCTGAAGGCGTTAAAGTTAGGTTGAAGAATGTTTATGTGCAAAAAGGGTTTGGAAGTCGGCTTGAAATCACTAGTAATGCTTCTACAGAGATAGAAGCTGAGCAGTAA
- a CDS encoding DUF131 domain-containing protein: MSDSAFLATLGFALILMGFIVVFVAIILLLFSSANDEKRVKGGSAIIIGPFPIVFGTDRKSVKILLILSIILMVFVLLANIAFNYL, encoded by the coding sequence ATGAGTGATTCTGCATTTTTGGCTACACTGGGATTCGCGCTTATTCTGATGGGATTCATAGTAGTTTTTGTCGCGATAATCCTTCTGCTTTTTTCATCGGCAAATGATGAAAAGAGAGTCAAAGGTGGGAGCGCAATAATAATTGGGCCTTTTCCCATAGTGTTTGGAACCGACAGGAAATCTGTAAAGATACTTTTGATTTTATCTATTATTTTAATGGTGTTTGTCCTTCTTGCCAATATTGCTTTTAATTATCTGTAG
- a CDS encoding DUF131 domain-containing protein: MSQSIGFKLFLVGLFLIFMGIILIIASSFASDNNVSTGIIILVGPIPIIIGTGPHAFFTIFLAAVLTVLCLILFFFIRHK, from the coding sequence GTGTCTCAGTCAATTGGATTCAAACTGTTTCTGGTTGGGCTATTCCTAATTTTCATGGGGATCATTTTGATCATAGCTTCTTCTTTTGCTTCAGATAACAATGTTAGCACGGGCATAATAATACTGGTCGGCCCTATTCCCATAATAATTGGAACAGGGCCTCATGCTTTCTTCACCATCTTTCTTGCTGCAGTTTTGACGGTTTTATGCTTAATTTTATTCTTTTTCATAAGACACAAATAG
- a CDS encoding Hsp20/alpha crystallin family protein, whose amino-acid sequence MSWDDDFERWFRRKMRRPFSSGWFFQDIDEMLRDIEEMMNKELKEFTSRIPKDYVRERKLPNGSKIRELGPFVYGYSVRVGPDGKPVVREFGNVQPTRRGPKIKEEREPLVDVISTDGEVKVVAELPGVDKKDIKLNILDDMLTVSVDTQDRKYYKEIKLPTGVEPKGVKTSYKNGVLEVTLRKAKKHKPKGKPIKIE is encoded by the coding sequence TTGTCTTGGGACGACGATTTTGAAAGATGGTTTAGAAGAAAAATGAGGCGACCATTCTCCAGCGGATGGTTTTTCCAAGATATAGATGAAATGCTTCGCGATATAGAAGAAATGATGAATAAAGAACTGAAAGAATTCACTTCTCGTATACCAAAAGACTATGTACGAGAGCGCAAATTGCCGAACGGTAGTAAGATTCGTGAATTGGGGCCTTTCGTCTACGGTTACTCTGTGAGAGTTGGTCCTGATGGAAAACCAGTGGTAAGAGAGTTTGGAAACGTCCAGCCTACCAGACGTGGCCCAAAAATAAAAGAAGAACGTGAACCCCTCGTTGATGTAATAAGCACGGATGGTGAGGTAAAAGTAGTTGCTGAATTACCAGGAGTAGACAAGAAAGACATCAAACTCAACATTTTGGACGATATGTTAACAGTTTCTGTTGATACACAAGACCGTAAATACTACAAAGAAATTAAGCTGCCAACTGGGGTTGAACCCAAAGGCGTGAAGACATCCTATAAAAACGGAGTTTTGGAAGTAACGCTGCGGAAGGCTAAGAAACACAAACCAAAAGGAAAACCGATAAAAATAGAGTAA
- a CDS encoding metallophosphoesterase — protein sequence MLTPVKNYPAFLHKQKQHKTLIITDLHLGWEINLARKGIHVPSQMSKICQKLLKLINVTKPNALIILGDVKHTIAKAESGEWRDIPEFFKTIETNIEDIQIIRGNHDGNLEPLLPPTVQLHPSTGITLNTVGLFHGHTWPAKKTLKCSTLVMGHVHPTVAFRDPFGFRITTPVWIKAKCITEKLAAAILKSKHIKTARNSFTTIEKHFNVKPKVKQLFIMPCFNDFLGGRPVNRKREQRHYIGPVLRSEAVNINSAEVYLLDGTFLGTVEQLKALN from the coding sequence ATGCTAACACCCGTAAAAAACTATCCCGCCTTCCTCCACAAACAAAAACAACACAAAACCCTCATCATCACAGACCTTCACCTCGGCTGGGAAATAAACCTCGCCCGAAAAGGCATCCACGTCCCATCACAAATGTCAAAAATCTGTCAAAAGCTCCTCAAACTAATAAACGTAACAAAACCAAACGCTCTCATAATTCTAGGAGACGTAAAACACACCATAGCAAAAGCAGAATCAGGCGAGTGGCGAGACATACCAGAATTCTTCAAAACCATAGAAACCAACATCGAAGACATCCAAATAATCCGCGGAAACCACGACGGAAACCTTGAACCACTACTTCCCCCAACCGTACAACTCCACCCCTCAACAGGCATAACCCTAAACACCGTAGGTCTCTTCCATGGACACACATGGCCAGCAAAAAAAACCTTAAAATGCTCCACCCTCGTAATGGGCCATGTCCACCCAACTGTAGCCTTCCGCGATCCCTTTGGATTCCGAATAACAACACCAGTTTGGATAAAAGCCAAATGCATCACCGAAAAGCTTGCAGCCGCAATTTTGAAAAGCAAACATATCAAAACAGCCAGAAACTCTTTCACGACTATTGAAAAACACTTTAACGTAAAACCAAAAGTCAAGCAACTATTCATAATGCCTTGCTTCAACGATTTTCTTGGAGGACGCCCAGTCAACAGAAAAAGAGAGCAAAGACACTACATTGGTCCGGTTCTCCGCTCCGAAGCCGTAAACATCAATAGTGCAGAGGTGTACCTTCTCGACGGAACGTTCTTAGGAACAGTAGAACAACTCAAAGCGTTAAACTAA
- a CDS encoding MFS transporter has translation MRTSKLYTSSVVILSLSSLVENLAYALPMSYFPNYVQLLGASVVYIGLFTAAFTAANATLSQKFGSLSDRIGRKRLIQAGLLADVVLGTLTGIIWNWAPLLIVRVLNGVATAAVAAPAEASLVDQVPKDRKGEALGFYLTLSMIGFNMGPVFGGAIQFLCNDILGIGLEWSYRVPFFVDSLLAFIAFLLVWWGVEETKGKGSSKGVTQQERNVVLSKKLKFSLKILYVSSLATGFAVGFIIPISVLYFGDIFNATSLQIGIILSISGFVGLTCNLYAGRISDRVGRKPIIALGSLPSRLATIAFPFAPDLFSAAGITIFRSFGHNVAMPATRALRADLIPERVRGKLFGRLAAFFSLGAILGPVLSTWIYDAYRFQAFEIPWLGNLVVRGAGIPFLVSSAIGLFSLFLLLALVEEPRRR, from the coding sequence ATGCGAACTTCGAAGCTCTATACGTCCAGCGTTGTAATTCTTTCCCTATCCTCGTTAGTGGAAAACCTAGCGTACGCTTTACCCATGTCTTATTTTCCAAATTATGTTCAACTTTTAGGGGCATCAGTCGTCTACATCGGCCTGTTTACCGCCGCTTTCACCGCAGCCAATGCAACCCTCTCCCAAAAATTCGGGAGTTTATCGGACAGAATTGGCAGAAAAAGACTAATCCAAGCTGGTTTACTTGCCGACGTTGTTCTAGGAACTTTAACTGGCATTATCTGGAACTGGGCCCCGCTATTAATAGTAAGAGTATTGAACGGAGTGGCTACCGCGGCTGTGGCTGCCCCCGCTGAAGCTTCCTTGGTAGACCAAGTTCCCAAAGATAGAAAGGGGGAGGCCTTGGGATTCTATTTGACCCTAAGCATGATAGGATTTAACATGGGGCCGGTCTTCGGAGGAGCTATCCAATTTCTATGCAATGATATACTTGGAATTGGGCTTGAGTGGAGCTATAGAGTCCCTTTCTTCGTTGACTCCCTCCTCGCCTTCATAGCTTTCTTATTGGTGTGGTGGGGTGTCGAAGAAACGAAGGGAAAAGGTTCATCCAAGGGAGTGACCCAACAAGAAAGAAATGTTGTACTAAGCAAGAAATTGAAGTTCTCCCTCAAGATACTATACGTCTCTTCACTGGCAACAGGGTTCGCTGTCGGTTTCATCATCCCCATAAGTGTACTCTACTTTGGAGACATCTTTAATGCGACGTCACTCCAAATTGGCATCATACTATCCATATCGGGGTTCGTTGGTTTAACGTGCAACCTTTACGCTGGAAGAATTTCAGACAGGGTTGGTAGGAAACCCATCATAGCGCTGGGCAGCCTCCCTTCAAGATTAGCCACCATAGCTTTTCCCTTCGCCCCAGACCTTTTCTCTGCAGCTGGAATAACCATCTTTCGATCTTTTGGCCACAATGTGGCTATGCCAGCAACTCGAGCTTTGAGAGCTGATTTAATACCTGAAAGGGTGAGGGGAAAACTCTTTGGAAGACTGGCAGCTTTTTTCAGTCTCGGCGCAATCTTGGGGCCCGTTCTGTCCACATGGATTTATGACGCTTACAGGTTTCAAGCTTTCGAAATTCCATGGCTTGGCAACTTGGTTGTAAGGGGAGCTGGCATCCCATTCCTTGTCAGCAGCGCCATCGGACTGTTTTCGCTGTTTCTATTACTTGCATTAGTAGAAGAACCAAGACGAAGATAA